In Methanonatronarchaeum thermophilum, a genomic segment contains:
- a CDS encoding response regulator, which yields MVRDNCISVLIVDDEPSFLDLATIYLERENPDFDVCALSSPIEVLEVFRDFDCLVCDYQMPEMDGLEVLEKVRVDFDSDIPFIVFTGKGREEVAMEALNLGADRYLQKGGDPGSQFGVLARSIEQVVEHSRVKKNLRNREKRYRGLFKSAQTGILIVDGRSYRIQESNPYAMDLLGFDGDGLRGMELWSLFHSFEKQKSRFERSSRFLEGKLEDVVLSSCEGDPVYVDFAGTSYFFEGDLVLQCSLVDIRERKMAEEAFSRLAGNIMSYRGEELYNQVVNEVAGYFKADFVSLGLIDRGWVDCLNVYLDGEVKKDFNFRLEGTPCERVAMEGPRIYPNGVKEQFPEDQEIKDMDMEGYAGVPIKDRVGNVVGVLCLMSRERLEMPRYWREALKIIANRVYTELDRETIKN from the coding sequence ATGGTTAGAGATAATTGTATTTCTGTGTTGATTGTGGATGATGAGCCTTCTTTCTTAGATTTGGCTACGATTTATTTGGAGCGTGAGAACCCTGATTTTGATGTTTGTGCTTTGTCTTCACCTATAGAGGTTTTAGAGGTTTTTAGGGATTTTGATTGTTTGGTTTGTGATTATCAGATGCCTGAGATGGATGGTCTTGAGGTTCTTGAGAAGGTTCGTGTTGATTTTGATTCGGATATTCCTTTTATAGTTTTTACTGGTAAAGGTCGTGAGGAAGTGGCGATGGAGGCTCTTAATTTAGGGGCGGACCGGTATCTTCAGAAGGGAGGGGATCCTGGGTCTCAGTTTGGTGTTTTAGCTAGATCTATTGAGCAGGTGGTGGAGCATTCGAGGGTTAAAAAGAACTTGCGTAACAGGGAGAAGAGATATAGAGGTCTGTTCAAGTCTGCTCAAACTGGGATTTTGATTGTTGATGGCCGTAGTTATCGGATTCAGGAGTCGAATCCATATGCTATGGATCTATTGGGTTTTGATGGGGATGGTTTGAGGGGAATGGAGTTATGGAGTTTGTTCCATTCTTTTGAAAAACAGAAGTCTAGGTTTGAACGCTCTAGTAGGTTTCTTGAAGGCAAGTTGGAGGATGTTGTTCTCTCTAGCTGTGAGGGAGATCCGGTTTATGTTGATTTTGCTGGAACCAGTTATTTCTTTGAGGGTGATTTGGTTTTACAATGTAGTTTGGTTGATATCCGTGAAAGGAAGATGGCTGAAGAGGCTTTCAGTAGGCTTGCAGGCAATATAATGAGTTATAGGGGGGAGGAGCTTTATAATCAAGTTGTGAATGAGGTTGCGGGTTATTTTAAAGCTGATTTTGTCAGTCTAGGTTTGATTGATAGGGGATGGGTTGATTGTTTAAATGTCTATCTCGATGGTGAGGTTAAAAAAGATTTCAATTTTAGGTTAGAGGGGACTCCATGTGAAAGAGTTGCAATGGAGGGCCCTAGAATCTATCCAAATGGAGTCAAGGAACAGTTCCCTGAAGACCAGGAAATAAAGGATATGGATATGGAGGGATATGCTGGTGTTCCAATCAAGGATAGGGTTGGTAATGTCGTTGGAGTTTTATGTTTAATGTCAAGAGAGCGTTTGGAAATGCCTAGATATTGGAGAGAAGCTCTTAAAATAATTGCAAACAGAGTATACACCGAATTAGACCGAGAAACTATAAAGAATTAA
- a CDS encoding ABC transporter substrate-binding protein has translation MKLNIGLIRGVCQLPGYVAIEKGFFEDYGLDVSYRVDPTAWLLPGQLSSGEIDFTIMPWTRTVKSRSVGQDLTVVAGSGYEETAVVVKADSDIEKLEDLKGKKISLPAEGGMKDLTTLKFFDELGINSTNTDIYRMPSGDAAVISFLSGEVDASTNVEPYCTLASELGIGRVIARGKDVLPKSPGCSITTTEKQIKEDRGLVRDVLKALIRGETFVQENPDEASKMSRKYIGIAPEVTREALKYNQPRLDIRDSVDSMKQITSMMKNLGYIDQIPEKYFDFSIYEEAVKELK, from the coding sequence TTGAAATTAAATATCGGTTTGATTAGGGGTGTGTGCCAACTTCCAGGGTATGTTGCGATTGAAAAAGGCTTTTTTGAAGATTATGGATTAGATGTTTCTTATCGGGTCGACCCAACAGCGTGGCTGTTACCAGGCCAACTTTCTAGTGGTGAAATAGATTTCACCATAATGCCTTGGACTCGTACAGTTAAATCTAGAAGTGTTGGTCAAGACCTAACCGTTGTCGCAGGCTCCGGATATGAGGAGACTGCGGTAGTGGTCAAAGCCGACTCAGACATAGAGAAACTAGAAGACCTTAAGGGTAAAAAAATATCGCTTCCTGCTGAAGGAGGAATGAAAGACCTAACCACTCTGAAATTCTTCGACGAATTAGGCATAAACTCTACAAACACAGATATATACAGAATGCCCAGCGGTGATGCAGCAGTTATATCGTTCTTAAGTGGAGAAGTTGACGCCAGCACAAACGTAGAGCCATACTGCACCTTAGCATCTGAATTAGGAATCGGCAGAGTGATCGCTCGAGGAAAAGACGTGTTACCAAAATCACCCGGCTGCAGCATAACAACAACAGAAAAACAGATAAAAGAAGACAGAGGTCTAGTAAGAGACGTCCTGAAAGCCTTGATACGCGGTGAAACATTTGTACAAGAAAACCCAGATGAAGCAAGCAAAATGAGCCGTAAATACATCGGAATTGCCCCTGAAGTAACACGAGAGGCATTAAAATATAACCAACCCCGACTCGACATACGTGACAGCGTAGACAGCATGAAACAGATAACCAGCATGATGAAAAACCTAGGATACATCGATCAAATACCAGAAAAATACTTCGACTTCAGTATATACGAAGAAGCAGTAAAAGAACTAAAATAA
- a CDS encoding GTP-binding protein — translation MGTKFVVVSGFLGSGKTTFLLNFGKELANKDVSVGILVNDFGEVTVDGETLEEYDMDATEIAQGCVCCEVRQSLVLSIRDLRKAFDPDVIILETSGVASLVPIFRTVDKYVDEIKTITLVDLARYDEIIDAFEVVGNQIRAADLILLNKKDIASEEQIKHTKKKVKKILDRNKMNTEIKEISARNGEGTEESINLVLEE, via the coding sequence ATGGGAACTAAATTTGTTGTGGTTAGTGGTTTTCTCGGTTCTGGAAAAACCACATTCTTATTAAACTTTGGAAAGGAACTTGCAAACAAAGATGTATCTGTTGGAATCTTGGTTAATGATTTTGGAGAGGTAACCGTTGATGGTGAAACACTTGAAGAATACGATATGGATGCAACCGAGATAGCTCAAGGCTGTGTTTGTTGTGAAGTGAGACAAAGCCTTGTGTTAAGTATAAGGGATTTGAGAAAAGCATTCGACCCCGACGTAATCATACTAGAAACTTCAGGTGTTGCCTCACTCGTCCCGATATTTAGAACCGTAGATAAATATGTGGATGAAATAAAGACTATTACACTTGTAGACCTGGCCCGCTATGACGAAATAATAGATGCATTCGAAGTTGTAGGAAACCAAATACGGGCAGCAGACCTTATATTGCTAAACAAAAAAGACATAGCCAGCGAAGAACAGATAAAGCACACCAAAAAGAAAGTTAAAAAAATATTGGATCGAAATAAAATGAACACAGAAATTAAAGAGATATCGGCTAGAAACGGAGAAGGAACAGAAGAATCAATAAACCTAGTGTTGGAGGAATAG
- a CDS encoding nitroreductase family protein, translating to MDLVDAVFRRKSTRNYTDDVVDVGKVDSLLSGTHSLLGVDVAVLVVDGSDLHDEMDGVVGDYGKVVAPRYFVLVSEEGDWGAVASGYFGEKLVLELTKHGVASCWVGEFGDRDNISDFLGCGDRVIHALIAYGAPEGGSVYREAGAASRKDISELIIDGDSYLSRWREVLDVVKYAPSSINSQPWRFVLKEKQIDLYIKVGGLKKKILGLVGDIQRLNLIDSGIALKHLEVGMDNPKIVRLDLERDLEKFRYIASVVEKN from the coding sequence ATGGATTTAGTTGATGCTGTTTTCAGGCGGAAGTCTACTCGGAATTATACGGATGATGTAGTTGATGTTGGTAAGGTTGATTCGTTGTTGTCTGGCACGCATTCGTTGTTAGGGGTTGATGTAGCTGTTCTGGTGGTTGATGGATCTGACCTTCATGATGAGATGGATGGGGTTGTTGGTGACTATGGGAAGGTGGTTGCGCCACGTTATTTTGTGTTGGTTTCCGAAGAGGGTGATTGGGGTGCGGTTGCGTCTGGTTATTTTGGTGAAAAGTTGGTTTTAGAGTTGACCAAGCATGGTGTTGCTAGTTGTTGGGTTGGTGAGTTTGGAGATAGAGATAATATCTCGGATTTTTTGGGTTGTGGTGATCGAGTTATTCATGCTTTGATAGCGTATGGAGCTCCTGAAGGTGGTAGTGTCTATAGAGAGGCTGGAGCTGCAAGCCGGAAAGATATCAGTGAATTGATTATTGATGGAGATAGTTACCTATCTAGATGGCGGGAGGTACTGGATGTTGTTAAATATGCCCCATCATCGATAAACTCCCAGCCTTGGCGTTTTGTGTTGAAAGAAAAACAAATAGACCTATATATCAAAGTGGGTGGTTTAAAGAAAAAAATACTTGGATTGGTTGGCGATATACAGCGTTTAAACTTAATAGATAGCGGTATAGCTTTAAAACATCTTGAAGTAGGTATGGATAACCCTAAAATAGTGAGATTGGATTTAGAGAGAGATTTAGAGAAATTTAGGTATATAGCGAGTGTTGTTGAAAAAAACTGA
- a CDS encoding tRNA(Ile)(2)-agmatinylcytidine synthase, whose amino-acid sequence MEIHLGIDDTDSHDGMCTTYLASTIIDNVEGVFQLPELIRLNPNIPWKTRGNGALAIRGQVDNYRLFKKNVIKLVEELREPTSNTGVVFFKKDPREIKPLVRHSRRAIKTTLDIDTAVNLGHRYGEVYSYGNGRGVVGALASASHRFKDMTYELLAYRHKNRWGTPREVEEETIYRASQIYNPLIWDTVDWKHKKNVITPNSPCPVLYGVRGDFIEPIEKTHNLIEGESVAKTTVFKTNQGTDEHITPMEIGELTPMTSCKVDGVVVEPPRSIKGGHVIFTIKDDTGTVDCAAYEPTKKFRNKIRKLIVGDKVVVYGGVKPNPLTINIEKLSLQEKTPKTKFVNPTCPECNRNMESAGKNQGYRCRKCKTTEPDKKRITIKRELKEGYIEVPPIARRHLAKPLIRMELGYDRKNKTVGGR is encoded by the coding sequence TTGGAGATCCATTTAGGTATAGACGATACAGACAGCCATGATGGTATGTGTACAACATACCTGGCTTCAACGATTATAGACAATGTAGAGGGAGTGTTCCAGCTACCTGAGTTGATTAGGTTGAACCCGAACATTCCATGGAAAACCAGGGGAAATGGAGCCCTAGCAATCAGAGGGCAGGTAGATAACTACAGGCTGTTTAAAAAAAATGTAATTAAGTTGGTTGAAGAGCTTCGGGAACCAACCTCCAATACAGGTGTGGTGTTCTTTAAAAAAGACCCTAGAGAGATAAAACCGTTGGTTAGACATAGCCGGAGAGCAATAAAAACCACCTTAGATATAGATACAGCAGTCAACCTAGGCCATCGATATGGAGAGGTATATAGTTATGGAAACGGACGAGGAGTAGTTGGAGCGTTGGCAAGCGCTAGCCATAGATTTAAAGACATGACCTACGAGTTACTTGCATACCGCCATAAAAACCGTTGGGGAACACCTAGAGAGGTAGAGGAAGAAACAATCTACAGAGCCAGCCAGATATACAACCCATTGATTTGGGACACCGTTGACTGGAAACATAAAAAAAACGTGATAACCCCGAACTCGCCTTGCCCGGTCTTATATGGGGTTAGAGGCGATTTTATAGAGCCAATAGAGAAAACCCATAACCTGATAGAGGGTGAGTCGGTAGCTAAAACAACAGTGTTCAAAACGAACCAGGGTACAGATGAACACATAACCCCGATGGAGATAGGTGAGCTAACTCCAATGACATCCTGCAAGGTAGATGGAGTGGTTGTAGAGCCACCAAGATCCATCAAAGGAGGACACGTTATATTCACCATAAAAGATGATACAGGAACTGTTGATTGCGCTGCCTACGAACCAACCAAAAAATTCAGAAATAAAATCCGTAAGTTGATAGTTGGAGACAAAGTAGTTGTTTATGGAGGAGTGAAACCAAACCCACTCACAATAAACATAGAAAAACTATCTTTACAAGAAAAAACCCCTAAAACCAAGTTTGTAAACCCAACCTGCCCCGAATGTAATAGAAACATGGAGAGCGCTGGAAAAAACCAGGGATACCGATGTAGAAAATGCAAGACAACAGAGCCCGATAAAAAAAGAATCACTATAAAAAGAGAATTAAAAGAAGGATATATCGAGGTCCCCCCAATCGCTCGACGACACCTAGCCAAACCCTTGATTCGAATGGAGTTAGGGTACGATAGAAAAAATAAAACAGTAGGTGGAAGATGA
- a CDS encoding PAS domain-containing protein: protein MKFHESLVLFISKDRGYSRSFRSGINDQFSFDVSVVGLNDFIERSDIDFDAIVFDYSSYDDFNVVEKVCRKLDEDTPFLVITDEFIDEDFVRALDLNVDRFIKRSIVKNNIEYLYKAIEYEVQEFFSKKKSEELARDFRKSNKRFVEIFDELKSFVGVLDSDGVLISINKSAMELINADKREVEGRLFWNTPWWFHSKEVQEEIQKCIKQAVDTGACEFEVSRVGNKTRDYYFTLKPIQGSNEGLPLLFIEGKDITKQKKREKEYHKLINNLNDIVLINEIKEPYRIIQVNETAVEKLEYTQDELLMMRTLDLEMPEYAKSMDNRMKELQKKKSIVFKTVIITKEGNKIPFEISSNLIKYRDRLVSLNIMRDISNRIETEQKVEFFNSLLLNVFKDKIDLSHKYLNILSDQNISELESEFIVSTKDNIKEIKTLIDDIAPVFSETNYQNTEFSLIRLFKESLNKNQEEITSRRVKVHVECNDHMIKTNKLTTELFSNLLRISVNTSKSRNILIKDIKDSEGVKIMYEDDGLEYDLTNDDYWNLNLEGKKDIRLYLIRKISELNDIKIIEEPSKGLYGNKYIIKFPK, encoded by the coding sequence ATGAAGTTCCATGAGTCTCTAGTGCTCTTTATAAGTAAGGATAGGGGTTATTCCCGTTCATTCAGGTCTGGTATCAATGATCAATTTAGTTTTGATGTCTCAGTTGTCGGGTTAAATGATTTTATAGAGCGTTCAGACATAGATTTTGACGCAATCGTATTTGATTACTCCAGTTACGATGATTTTAACGTTGTAGAGAAGGTTTGCAGGAAATTGGATGAGGACACACCTTTCTTAGTTATAACAGATGAGTTCATCGATGAAGATTTTGTCCGAGCCCTAGACCTAAATGTGGATCGTTTCATAAAGAGGTCTATCGTCAAAAACAACATCGAATATCTCTATAAAGCAATCGAATATGAAGTTCAAGAGTTTTTTTCAAAGAAAAAAAGCGAAGAACTTGCTAGAGATTTCAGAAAAAGCAACAAACGTTTCGTAGAGATATTTGACGAACTAAAATCCTTTGTAGGTGTTTTAGATTCAGATGGAGTTTTAATTTCAATCAACAAATCCGCTATGGAATTAATCAACGCAGATAAAAGAGAGGTGGAAGGACGTTTATTCTGGAACACACCATGGTGGTTCCATTCCAAAGAAGTTCAAGAAGAGATACAAAAATGTATCAAGCAGGCCGTCGACACCGGTGCATGTGAGTTCGAGGTGAGTAGAGTTGGAAATAAAACACGTGATTACTACTTCACCCTTAAACCGATTCAAGGCAGTAATGAAGGCCTACCCTTACTGTTTATCGAAGGTAAAGACATAACTAAACAGAAAAAACGTGAAAAAGAATACCATAAATTGATAAACAACCTCAATGACATCGTGCTGATAAATGAAATCAAAGAGCCATACAGAATTATACAAGTGAACGAGACGGCTGTTGAAAAACTTGAGTACACCCAAGATGAACTACTCATGATGCGTACCCTGGATCTAGAGATGCCTGAGTATGCCAAGTCCATGGACAACAGGATGAAAGAGCTTCAGAAGAAAAAATCAATTGTATTTAAAACTGTGATAATAACAAAAGAAGGGAATAAAATCCCATTTGAAATAAGCTCCAACCTAATCAAATATAGAGACCGTTTGGTATCTCTAAATATAATGCGTGACATATCGAATAGAATTGAAACAGAACAGAAGGTTGAGTTCTTCAACTCACTATTACTCAACGTCTTTAAAGACAAAATCGACCTATCACATAAATACCTAAACATACTCAGCGACCAGAATATATCTGAACTCGAATCCGAGTTTATAGTTAGCACAAAAGATAACATAAAAGAGATAAAGACATTAATCGATGACATTGCACCAGTATTCAGTGAAACAAACTACCAAAACACTGAATTTAGTTTAATACGTCTTTTCAAAGAATCTTTAAATAAAAATCAGGAAGAGATAACCTCTAGACGCGTTAAAGTTCACGTCGAATGCAATGACCACATGATAAAAACGAACAAACTGACAACAGAACTTTTCTCCAACCTACTAAGAATATCGGTAAACACCTCAAAATCACGCAACATATTGATAAAAGACATAAAAGACAGCGAAGGAGTTAAAATTATGTACGAAGATGATGGGTTAGAATACGACCTCACCAATGACGACTACTGGAATTTAAACCTGGAGGGGAAAAAAGATATCAGACTTTATTTAATCAGAAAAATTAGCGAGCTAAACGATATAAAAATCATCGAAGAACCTTCAAAAGGACTTTACGGCAACAAATACATAATAAAATTTCCTAAATGA
- a CDS encoding ArsR/SmtB family transcription factor, which yields MSSIFPLKKKPQLDLEDPSVLELGSEEAEVVLDALSSKTTREIFLRIYDDPCAVSDIASETGNSIQNVKYHVDKLKKAGLIKVTGTWYSETGNEMNVYSPKDEAIVLVASNMEVEETLHRAVKSLGSVAVVTAIGIVVLGGLIDFDNSNQVGIAEITAENLVNFGAISLTPTTLVTIVFVLGVLAGVLGIYISRKI from the coding sequence ATGTCATCGATTTTCCCACTTAAAAAAAAGCCTCAACTCGATCTTGAAGACCCCAGTGTGTTAGAGCTGGGGTCTGAGGAGGCTGAAGTAGTTTTGGACGCTCTTTCTTCCAAAACAACAAGAGAGATTTTTTTACGTATATATGATGACCCTTGTGCAGTTTCAGATATAGCCAGTGAGACAGGGAACTCGATACAGAATGTAAAATACCATGTGGATAAACTTAAAAAAGCAGGTTTGATCAAGGTTACTGGAACGTGGTACAGTGAAACAGGTAATGAAATGAATGTCTATAGCCCTAAAGATGAAGCTATAGTTCTTGTTGCCAGTAATATGGAGGTTGAAGAAACACTTCACCGAGCAGTCAAATCATTAGGTAGTGTAGCAGTTGTAACAGCGATAGGGATAGTTGTTTTAGGAGGTCTAATCGATTTTGATAATAGCAATCAGGTCGGTATCGCGGAAATAACCGCTGAAAACCTTGTTAACTTTGGCGCGATATCGTTAACACCAACCACTTTGGTAACCATTGTGTTTGTGTTAGGCGTGCTAGCTGGAGTACTCGGAATCTACATCTCTCGAAAAATATAA
- a CDS encoding sensor histidine kinase: MSFVLGGVSIKERWASGSLEFVEHPDPMAYLDQDFSVSMPNNAFLDLVGVESIEDLGDSDFDLFFDKKEVHRKLVKSGGYPVEHVTTIRTLGGGERDVSILFKPISLCDKEYIARFRDITEQRNVERREELLRSILTHDIRNHNQVVLGHLELMKEKRECGTINRIDKVIGSVENSLKTIDKIQKLAARLERSKIQRKSYSVVENYLIDAVDEHKKQLDHNDIRLKFKSDNGRDIDMDRACIKVDHFIVDVISNLIENSIDHADCSIIRLETSIKQSYLEITVEDDGKGIKCENPEIVFDVEYTERTTSGGIGLHLVKKIIESYEGSIELNTSELGGAKFTIQLNRCKRLDKLT; the protein is encoded by the coding sequence ATGTCCTTTGTTTTGGGGGGAGTATCTATTAAAGAAAGATGGGCTAGTGGAAGTTTAGAGTTTGTTGAACACCCTGACCCTATGGCGTATTTGGATCAGGATTTCTCTGTAAGTATGCCTAACAATGCTTTTTTAGATTTGGTTGGAGTTGAATCTATAGAGGATTTAGGGGACTCGGATTTTGATTTGTTTTTTGATAAAAAGGAGGTTCATCGTAAGCTGGTTAAGTCGGGGGGATATCCAGTTGAACATGTGACCACTATCCGTACGTTGGGTGGTGGGGAGCGAGATGTATCCATTCTATTTAAACCAATCTCCTTGTGTGATAAGGAGTATATAGCTCGTTTTCGAGATATAACTGAACAGAGAAATGTTGAGAGACGTGAAGAACTATTGAGATCGATTTTAACCCATGATATTAGGAACCATAACCAGGTTGTTTTAGGCCATCTAGAGTTGATGAAGGAGAAGAGAGAGTGTGGCACTATCAACCGTATAGACAAAGTGATCGGTTCTGTCGAGAACTCCCTTAAAACTATAGATAAAATCCAGAAGCTGGCTGCAAGGCTGGAGCGTAGTAAAATCCAGAGAAAATCCTATAGTGTGGTTGAAAACTACTTAATCGATGCTGTAGACGAACACAAAAAACAACTCGACCATAATGACATAAGGCTTAAGTTTAAATCCGATAACGGCCGAGACATAGATATGGATAGAGCATGTATTAAAGTCGATCACTTCATTGTAGACGTCATATCCAACTTAATCGAAAACTCAATCGATCACGCCGACTGCAGCATAATACGATTAGAGACATCAATTAAACAGTCTTATTTGGAGATCACTGTAGAAGACGATGGCAAGGGAATCAAATGTGAGAACCCCGAGATTGTTTTCGATGTCGAGTACACCGAGAGAACTACATCCGGTGGGATAGGTCTTCATCTGGTTAAAAAAATAATTGAAAGCTATGAAGGCTCGATAGAGCTCAACACCTCCGAACTTGGTGGCGCAAAATTTACAATACAACTGAACAGATGTAAACGGCTGGACAAACTAACTTAA
- a CDS encoding PAS domain-containing sensor histidine kinase — translation MNFSKMDRNQIEEELGVYRKRLEDAMEIGGLAWWEMELPSGKVNFNSKKTEMIGYPEDRFNHYSDFTELLHPEDYERAMKAMQDHIEGKSERYEVEYRIQNKHGGYRWFRDVGGITEEKDGYKKVTGIVIDITDRKQIQEREELLNSLLRHDIRNKIQVIHGYLNLLSEMELPDKAIDYTNKSINSIQDSIDIIQKISKFKELQNEEIKEIDVEPILKEAIKKTQENAETQDIKIEFKKQTKKTKANAGPLLIQVFTNIIENSIQHSDGTKIKISSQKTQNKLQYIIEDNGKGIPKKDWNKVFNRTYTTDGERGTGLGLYLSKTLLSNYGGEIELDKSKMGGAKFTVTLQKANQKPRKK, via the coding sequence ATGAATTTTAGTAAGATGGATAGAAATCAAATAGAAGAGGAGTTAGGGGTTTACAGAAAAAGATTAGAGGATGCGATGGAGATTGGAGGCCTTGCTTGGTGGGAGATGGAGCTACCAAGTGGAAAAGTCAATTTTAATTCTAAGAAAACAGAAATGATAGGCTATCCAGAAGACAGATTCAACCATTACTCAGACTTCACAGAATTACTACATCCTGAAGACTATGAAAGGGCTATGAAGGCGATGCAGGACCATATTGAAGGTAAATCTGAACGCTATGAAGTTGAATATCGAATACAAAATAAACACGGTGGGTATAGGTGGTTTAGAGATGTAGGTGGCATCACAGAAGAAAAAGATGGATATAAAAAAGTCACTGGAATCGTAATTGACATTACAGATAGAAAGCAGATACAAGAAAGAGAAGAGCTACTAAACTCACTACTAAGACATGACATTAGAAACAAAATCCAAGTGATACATGGATACCTAAACCTACTATCAGAGATGGAGCTTCCAGATAAAGCCATAGACTACACCAATAAATCAATAAACAGCATCCAAGACAGCATAGATATAATTCAAAAAATATCAAAATTTAAAGAACTCCAAAACGAAGAGATAAAAGAGATAGACGTAGAACCAATATTAAAAGAAGCCATTAAAAAAACACAAGAAAACGCAGAAACCCAAGACATCAAAATAGAATTTAAAAAACAAACAAAAAAGACAAAAGCAAACGCAGGCCCACTACTGATCCAAGTATTCACAAACATAATAGAAAACTCAATACAACACTCAGACGGAACAAAAATAAAAATATCAAGCCAAAAAACCCAAAACAAACTACAGTACATCATCGAAGACAACGGCAAAGGAATACCTAAAAAAGACTGGAACAAAGTCTTCAACAGAACATACACAACAGACGGCGAACGAGGAACAGGCCTAGGCCTATACCTATCAAAAACACTACTATCAAACTACGGAGGCGAAATAGAGTTGGACAAATCCAAAATGGGTGGAGCAAAATTCACAGTAACACTACAAAAAGCCAACCAAAAACCCCGTAAAAAATAA
- a CDS encoding radical SAM/SPASM domain-containing protein translates to MKEFEVYSGPGFDISFEVDGREARMVRSGPLSRVVDYVASGFNEHASLDKVARVDDSSVHISCMVPEIPSGPFRRLVRNQIKRIVFKRRPLESLMVLSTRSCQCSCEHCIVHGLEDGEELSTDEWKQVIDEALDLGVYHVSFEGGEPTLRDDIDELVEHVDPEEATTHLITNGLNLDEEMVDRLDNAGLQYLHISLDSPYQDEHDEFRGVEGTFQKALDGLKLGMERGMLGVVEYTANPDNSDQERLEDLYSLCDEYGVDEILIDEVVPGGKWENKEENLLSKEDYRRIEVFQENKNQIPDGPRVSRSYQYRDPDIMGCFGGRRWVWVTPTGEVLPCFHTALTFGNWREKGLKKVWKEMGRHHLFKKPQCTWSDPEYQEDYFPYVEKASREGTQPHPIDEIDQK, encoded by the coding sequence ATGAAAGAATTTGAAGTGTATAGTGGACCTGGTTTTGATATTTCTTTTGAGGTTGATGGTAGGGAAGCGAGGATGGTGCGTTCTGGCCCTTTGTCTAGGGTTGTTGATTATGTTGCTAGTGGTTTTAATGAACATGCTTCACTTGATAAGGTTGCTAGAGTGGATGATAGTTCTGTGCATATCTCTTGCATGGTTCCTGAGATTCCGAGTGGTCCGTTTAGGAGGCTTGTTCGAAATCAGATTAAGAGGATTGTGTTTAAGAGGAGGCCGCTTGAAAGTTTGATGGTGTTGTCGACCAGGAGTTGTCAATGTAGTTGTGAGCATTGTATTGTTCATGGGTTGGAGGATGGTGAGGAGTTGTCTACGGATGAGTGGAAGCAGGTTATTGATGAGGCTCTTGATCTCGGTGTGTACCATGTGAGTTTTGAGGGTGGTGAACCGACTTTAAGAGATGATATCGATGAGTTGGTTGAGCATGTTGATCCTGAAGAGGCTACTACGCATTTGATTACCAATGGATTGAATTTGGATGAGGAGATGGTTGACCGGCTTGATAATGCTGGTTTACAGTATTTGCATATTAGTTTGGATAGTCCGTATCAAGATGAGCATGATGAGTTCCGTGGTGTGGAAGGAACTTTCCAGAAAGCTTTGGATGGCTTAAAGTTGGGTATGGAGAGAGGGATGTTGGGGGTTGTGGAGTACACGGCGAACCCAGATAACTCCGATCAGGAGAGGCTTGAGGACCTATATTCTCTATGCGATGAGTATGGTGTTGATGAGATACTTATAGACGAGGTTGTGCCTGGAGGTAAATGGGAGAATAAGGAAGAGAACCTGCTTTCTAAAGAGGATTATAGGCGGATTGAAGTTTTCCAGGAGAACAAGAACCAGATACCTGATGGACCCAGGGTCTCTAGGTCATACCAATACAGAGATCCAGATATCATGGGTTGTTTCGGAGGCCGTAGATGGGTTTGGGTAACTCCTACGGGCGAGGTACTACCTTGTTTCCATACTGCTTTGACTTTCGGTAACTGGAGGGAAAAAGGATTGAAAAAGGTATGGAAGGAGATGGGGAGACATCATTTGTTCAAAAAACCTCAATGCACTTGGTCAGACCCTGAATACCAAGAGGATTACTTCCCATATGTAGAAAAAGCAAGTAGAGAGGGTACACAGCCACATCCAATAGATGAGATCGATCAGAAATAA